The nucleotide sequence aacttttcttcttcctctcccatgtGTCACAGAGTGAATGCCCCTGTTCTCTGCCATGGCTGTGTGAGGCCTGGTAGCCCATGATATGACACTGGACAAAGACACCTGAACCACCCACAGTCCCTCACATGTGGCACCTTGAGCCCAGCACTGACCTCTTTCCACAGATTTCACAGATGTACGGCTTCTCCCCAGAGTGCCGGCGTAAATGTGTCTGAAGGTTGCCTGCCTACAAGGGGACAAGAAACACACCAATAATGAAGAACCAAAAAAGTTGTAGGTGTTCAAAGGGAACTGACAGTTTTAGCTGATCCCACAACACTACCAGTAAAGGGCAGACAGGAAGCTGTGTCTAAAGCCAAGGGCAGCCACCCACTGCACAAAGAGCCCCAACTGTGGCTTCACACCGGTGCCCACTCTGTGATGCCTCCCTTGTAAAAGGGCAGGTTACTCTGGGGTGGAGTTTGGGTTCCCAGGCCTAATTTTAAGCAGACCTTGATATAGTTAATTTGGAGCACCCACATGCAGGGTTATATGGGGAGTTAGGCACTTGTGGGGCTTATTTCAGTGTTCACAACCTCTCTctaaaacaaatgattttgttcaaaagaagcaaaagatgtttccagaaagtGTGTCCTCTAACAGTAAGGTTggctctgcttttcatttttacctCTGTGCAAGAGTGCATCTCAGGAGGACCACAGCAGCCCACTGGGTCTTTGCATCTCTAGTTTGTGAAGCTAGCAGGGTTTCACACACAGACTCCCACACAGTCATCAGTGTGAAATCAGGAAACTATATAACACGGTGAAAGCAAACCTGTAAATTCCTCCCTGGAGAAGTTCCAAAGTGAGGCTGAGAGGCAAAGTCTTCCCTCACTATACCTGAGCTCAAGCTGTTCAGAGTGTCCTCCTGCCAAATAAACCCACAGTGACAAACAAAAATGCCTTATGGGCCACACTGCAGTGCACAGCAGAGCCAGAAAAGAGAATAAGCAGCAGCTAGCTGATAAACTCGCTTTTACCTCTGCAAGCTGCCTCAAGCAAATTGCAAAGACAGTTTTGTTTATAGTTCATCTGTGCGTCACAGCTCACAAATACGAAAAGACGCTGCCTGTGGAATCTGATCCGGGAAAGCCTCAGTTAGACACTACATTCAAGACTGTGATAAACACAGCTGAGAGAAAACTGGGACTTTGAATAACCAGAGAGATCTTAGCAGAAGAGCCTGCTTTATAGTGACTATTAATAACAGGACCACAGCAAACACCAACAGCAAAATCCACAGCTGAAATTTTACCTAGGCTTTTATAAGCACTGGCAGTTGGTATTCTACTTTCTAGCTGAAAAACAGATTTGGTGACTAGAGCAGTTGCCCACGGCTATGATTGGGCTGCCTACTACTGGTCTTAGGGTGCAAGTCTTCTCTGCTTTTGTAATTCCCAGGAAACTGACATGTCCTGAACAGTCAGCACGACAGCCACTCTGCTACCTGGGATACCAGTCCTTAGAGATCTGGGTTTCAGATTCTAATTGCTTTGGTCAGTAACATTCAAATTTCAGAAAAACCAATGTGATACACCCACACAACAATCTGAACAGTACCACCTGCTCTATTGCCAGTGAGAACCCTCTGTAGCACTAAAGGTTCAGTAAATATGCATGAAACACAGTCTGAGCCATTTATAGAAGGATACACACCCCCTCCCCAGTGGTGTTACTTGTTTCAAAGCAAATATAACCCAATGCGCTTCTAATGTACAGTGTGATAAGCTGTAGTCAATGAATGTGGCAGTAcaggcctgcaattccagcactcaggagcctgaggtaGGAAGACTACTGTGTTTGAGGTAAGCCAGGGATACCAGCAAGTGCCAgggcagccaagactacatagggagactgtctcaaaaagtcaaaatataacaaacaacgaaagaaagcaacagcaacaaaaaccttaACACGTCTCTATCATTTCACAtggaaatacaaaatgaaaatcagtaaatCTTTGCCACATACAGCAGCACATACCGAGGTGACAAACTCtacaaacacagacaaaatagGACCGATGGAATGTTCTGTACACAATACCCCAACAACCAAACTGTAGTGCATGTAGGCAATTTGTACAGATGACCCAGGAGTCCTGGCCCTGTTATTTTAGGCATCAAtccatacttttttatttttagtaaaccGTAGCTATGCTGCTGGCATCCAAAGGGCACAGACCACGTCTTAAGAAATATCTGCAGTGTGTTTGCAGAACTGTGCCAAGCAGCAACGACAATGTTATGAACAGGAGCAGAGCTCTGCAGCAAAGACGCACCAAGCAGGCTTGTAGGGCTGCATTGCCTTTTACAGAGCAGTCAGCTGGAGCGCTGAGATGCCTTGAGTCACAAGATTGGGAGAGATAATTCacctgggttttgatttttttttcttctgagacctGGTCTCATTATATACCACTGGCTAGCTTGGAATTcattacatagaccaggctggccctaaactcatagacatctgcttgcttctgcctcctgagtgctggggattaaaggcgtgcatcaccacactTGGCCTAATTCAAGTTTATCTGCTGACTTCAAAACCTGTGCTAATAAAATTCTGAGGATAttagcaaacaaacacaaaacaaaacaaagaatcttGCTTCTACTTGCTTTTAAGTTAAGACAGAATATTGAAGAGAAAAATcccaccagaaaaaaagaagtaacatctgggctcagcaggtaaaggcagcttgcctccaagcctaatgtgctgaattcaatccccaggacccacattcatgggggaaggagaaagctgatTCCCGAGAGCAGTCTTctaaccttcacacacacactgtggtacaAGTGTTCcctagtaaataaatacataaatacggtgatgtgggagtcccctctgtgtgctgtgattaccattaatgaataaagagactgccttggcctgttgatagggcagaacttagataggcggggaagatggaactgaattgtgggagaaagaaggcagagtcagggggatgcCATGAAGCTGCTAAAGACAGACgtgccgaaactttgctggtaggccacgacatCATGGTGAtttacagattactagaaatgggttaaattaagatgtaagagttagccaataagaagttagagctaacaagccaagcagtgatttaattaatacagtttcggtgtggttatttggttctgggcagccgggacaaacaagtggctcccCTCaacaatataaagtatttttaaacgtATCATCACTCTTATAATAAACTTTATGATGTAGACCCAAACCTTAGTATTCACCCATAAAGAAACCAGGCCTCCCTTTCCTGTAGATGGCAGCTGAATAAGAACAAGGGCTGTAcaaactcagaagacagaaggcaTTGCACACATTAGTCATCTAGCTGAGTTCCAAGTCTTTAGAGTTTCAGataatagtaaaattttaaaaaacacccAGGACAAACACACACTTCACTGGTGGTGTTATGAAATGATGTGACTAGATCTACTGAACCTGAGAATCGCCTGAGCCCCAGGTTAGCACTTCGGGACAAGGTGAAGATGTCCCTGCTTCTTGTACTTTCACCAAGGATGAGGTGTGTGGTTGCTCTGGTGTCAGCCCAGCAACCAGGACTCTGCCTCTGAACTTCTCCAGAGGGCTTCCTTGGCATACTGCATGCAACAAGGGAAGCCACCCCTATCCAGACAGCACTACCAGAAAACACGGCACCCAAGActgccctctgcctctcagaATGTGGTACCAGCTGATCAAAGtctcttcctggctctgcttTTCTCCAAAGATAGCTGACTTGccatctttccctttcccccactgCCCTGAATGTACTAGTGTCTTTGTGCACCACATAGGAAGCACAGTACCCAAGACATGGCCATACTCTAAGAGAATATGATGCTATAACAGCTGAGTGTATCATCACTGCAACCCAAGATGATGCTGGCTGAAGTGCCACAGTGCCAGCCAGCTCATTAGTGAAGCCGTGGTGAAGTGCAGACAGACTAACTCTTCTAGACAGCAATCCTTAGGAAACAGGAGAAGAGATTCTTACTGGTAAATGTTTTCAAACTTTCAAATTCTCCCAAGAAAAGACCCTTAGGAATTTAGTACTACAGTGTACTCCGGCAGACCAGGAGGGGCATCCCAGTCTAGTGACCACCACTGTCTGCTCTAGTCATTCCCAGATGACTGGACAACAGACATGGGGAGTAGTGCCATCTCCTAGTATCCCCCATGCCACAGCACCCTGCCCTCCACCCCCGGTCATAGCTCTCTTCAAGGCTCATCCAAGGACAGTCAGGTGCTTAGCTTGCTCCAAATACCATGCCTGTCAGGCAGCCATGActgttctcttctctgtctgCACTGCTCCTAGATGTCTTCTGGCTCAGCATGCCCAAGTCTCCTTGTCCTACTGTCCACACAGTTATTTCTCCCTCTGAAGAACAAGCTCCTCAGAGCCTTACTCGTGTCTGTTCCATCCCAGCATGTGGCAGAGGTAAGGGCAGCTTAGTAACATACAACTCTTGCTGAATCAGGTTTTTAAAACAGTCCTTTTTCAAGTAACTTCACTACTtctctatgaaaacaaaacagcaagatgCATCTGAAAACCACAGCTACAGCTCTGCATTCATACAAACCTAAGAGAAGCTATGCCAACCCAGAAGAAGGGTACCAGACAGCCGCCCTGGGGACAATGCAGAGGGAGGGCACAGATCAAGGTCTAAAGCATGGTTCCTAGGATTGGCTGCACACCAAAATCACTGTTTAAAAAGATAACAGGGATCCACTCAAAGCAGAAACCGGGCATTTCTGAGGGATAGCACAGCAGCAGCgctgggtgggtgggggcagggaggctgaCACAGATCCTGAGTGTGCAGCTGTACTCTAGTTACCAAGTGGAGCCACAGAAGGGCTCTGAGTAGGAAGAGGAAGTCATTACACCCCAATAGCTCACAAGATAgtaatgtaaaaataagaaagaggccCAGAGAAGCATGATGACTGCTTATTATCAATGGTCACAAACAGTTTTACActttacttttcttaatttttacttatttatcttgCTGGGGGGAGGAGGAGCATCAAAAGCCACATGTGAAGAGTAGAAGACAACTTGCGGtaactggttctttccttccactgtgtggaccCCAGGCATTGGAGTCAGTTTGTCAGGCTCGGCAGCAACATCCCTAAGCTCTCTCACTAGGCTCAGTCCTAGGTGGCTACGATGAAAATGCTGGTGGTAGGGAGGACCACCCAAGGACTGGGGTGCAGAGCCAAGAGGGAGGGCACATGCTGTTCTAAGAACCTGGCCCCATCAACTCCTTACTCCTGCACACTCTCCTTCATCCTTGTTTAACAGATCAAGACACTGTCTCTTCCAGGATAACAGGACAGTAAATCTAACAAAGGCAGGTTCAATCCAGATCTAGAGGCCAAGCTTTGCACTCCAGGGGCTGAGATGGAAGGCAATGAAGGTCTCCCTGGGAATAGGGATAGAGGGATGCATACTCAACACCTGTTCAGAGCTGGGGGCTCCTGATGATACTGCAACATGATGCTGTCCCAAAGTCATCACTCCAGGAAGACAGGGCCAGAGAAGATATAGGGAGTCACCGAGAGGTAAGTGTGAATGGAGCACACTAGCCCATGACAGTGCGTGGGAAGATGGAACTACAGTCAGATTTGGGAATAAAAATGGCTTCGTCCACTCTGCCCAAAATCCTGCATCTAGTCCCAGTGAGAGTAACTATTGGTCTTGGATCTAACCCAGCATACAGTGCAGCTCCAGGGAATATCAGTGTGGACAGTTGGAAACTTCAAGACACACCAGGGCAGGACCCGTCATCAGTGCAGAAAAGGGAAAGGTCATGGACAGCTCTCACTCAACAGCAGACCTTCTAATGCACTGGAACTGTGGGTTCTGACCCAGCCGCAAGTCTCTAAACTGCCTCTACCACACATGCTTCTCTCCCAAGGACAAAAGTGAGTCTTATTGGTAAGTAAATAAGCAACGGAGTTCAGGCTTCCAATTATCAACAGAAATAAGAGTATTCCCACCTGAGAGAAGTGCTTCCCACAAATGTTACATTCAAAAGGTTTCTcacctaaaacaaagcaaaacacaacagTTTGTTGTCAGTACAAAAATTTgcacatttttgtttaaaatatttgatcCCCTTCGTCTCTCCTTTCCAAACAGCcctttctgttcttctgtgttttattttagaacaagatctccctctatagaccagactgatctgAAACTCTCAACaattcctgccttagcctcctgaatgctgggatactATGTGAGAGCCACCATGCCAGCCCGTGACATTCTTCATCCCCAGAGTGAGGCACAGGGCATCTCTACTTCCAAATACCCTGAGACTCTCCAGAAAGATGATAAAATCCAATCTATAGACCTTCATCTAGAAGTCAAACTGTCCTTCAAATACAAACCTAGGGTGAAATAAATAGATCGCTCAGTTTTCCTTCAGCACAAAACCAAATGGGACTTTTCTCTACTTGACTTCTGACTCCAAACAGAGTGGACATTCCCTTCACATCATAGGGGCTGTGGACACTGGGGCCCAAAGGGTGAGGCACAGGTGGCCTGAGGAACAGCCCTCagcactgcctgcctgccttagCTGAGACTGGGCTTTCATAGAGGAGAGAGGTGTGgtctcctgtctgtctgctccACCAAGTGCAGTAACTACAACAGCCTGGAGACGCAGCTGTTCTGAATGGAGGTCTGCTGGAAGGCGTACTGGAAGGCGCAGCCTTTAGTCTGCGGGAGCCTTTGAACCCCAAGAAATGTCATTTCCTCACTTCCCCCAAGTCAAGTGGTTACCTTAAGACtctcttaaaaataacaacactGTTCTTCTATGTGCAGGGCCTGTGACCTTGGCAATGACCTGCAGCTTTTGGGCTTGTAGTAAGCTAGTCTTCAGCCCTGGATGGCTGTCACCATTTAAGCCTGTGTTCTGCCTTCCTTTATAATTATTGGGGTAATAGATAATGGTAAGTTCAAGCCTCCACAAGAgagataagttaaaaaaaaaaaaaaaaaaagaaaagccataggCCATAAAGGACCAAGGTTTTTAACAACCATATCCACAGGTCTTGGAAGCTGTGGCTATCAACAAATACAcattagaaataaaacagaaggcattctgaagacagagaaacaggtcTCATCGGCCACCAGCAGCACATCATCCCACACCACGTGGCCACTGGCAGCTTCCACGGCACACCTCGAGGAAGCGGCATCTGCACCATTCTGAAACAGCTCTGGCCTCACAGATCCCTGGCATCCAGGCCACGCTCTGCTACCATCTCAATGCAGCATTTATGTCCGACGAAGTGTCTCTGCCCTATGACTGTATCTGTCACTCACAGATGTTCTCCGGAATTAGCAATTTGATTTTGCTCCTTTAAAGCTATAACAGGTaagtttctaaaagaaaaatgaaataaaactggtAGTATTCCTCAGGCAGtagaaaattaagcaaaaaaaataaataatttaagtcaAGTTGTTTTTGTAGTAAGACTGAGTAAGAGCGGTCTGTACCTGGTCTTATTTTGAACTACTAGTAATGAAATAATGACAGGCTTTACATTCAAATACACTGACATCTCTAAAGGGCTTTTATAACTAGTGAAAATGTCTCAGCTGATGCACTGAGGTAGAAATCAGCAAACCGGAAGTCCGGAGTGCCAAGAGAAGAGCATGCCAAGGCAGGCAGCTGGCAGCAGGCAAACAGGGCAATCTGGAAGATGCTGCTGTGTGTCACTGCtcatggctctgccttcttttgggggtgaggggtggtttgagacagagtctcactctgtagctctggctttcctggaactatgtagaccaggctggctccaaactcacaatagatgcgcctgcctctgcctcctgagtagtgggattaaaggtgtgcaccatgacacCCAGCTCATGGTTATATCCTAATTGTTACTAACTCATGAGGCACTAAGAACTGTATCACAGTTAACCAGGGGGGAGTGAGACATAGGTATTGTACAATGTGATGTGGGAAGGTAACAGTGTGAATTAAGATAATAAATGTCTAAGATGAGagaattttcatttgaaaatatcagATGGAATGGGGCTGGCAGGAGggagtacagctcagtggtagagcagttgTCCAGTAGGTGCAAGGCCAATCCTTGTaccactaaaacaaacaaaaacaaaaaaaataaagttgttaaAGTTGATTCTTATTTAAGAGCTTACCTACTGCCTCCAAAATCCtaacttttcaaattaaaattacttcTGAGAGAAGTTTAAGAATTAATcaaatcaaggggctggagagagagctcagagattaagagcattgactgcttttccagaggtccaggttcaagtctcagcaaccacatggtgactcacaactgtctatagctccaaCTCTaagagacctgacaccctcatacagacatacatgcaggtaaaacaccaatgcacataaaataaaaataaataaatttaaagtactGAATGTAATAGTAAAAAAGAATGAGTCAAATCAAACGGTCACAGTTCACTGTCAGTCTGCATTCTACTTGAGAAAGCCCTAGAGACAACTAAGCACAGTGTCTGTCTTAGAGCTAGAATGTGAGTGCACCAAAGCAGCTGACTGAGCTGGACAGACGGCACCCTGCAGAGAACATATGTGCACACCATCACCAAGTACACCAGAGGGCAGCTAGCACCCTGGAGCCTCATTAGAGACATCAGCAGCTCCACTGAAGAGTCGAGTGTCTTACAAACAAGGCCTGCAGGGGGATGGGGCACCGCAGCTTCCTTCCGGGTCTGTGGGCTCAGGGCAGTGTACCTGTGTGAGACCGTTTGTGCAGCTCCAGATTGCTTGGGTGTTTAAAAGGCTTCCCACACAATTCACACGCATACTGTCTCTGGGACTGGAGGGTCTGGGATGGGTCCTCCCATGTGGCAGGGGCTCCCGGAATCTCCACCTCATGGCCGCTCTCTGGACCcagttcttccctccctttttcttcagGAGTTGGGCTTCTGGCTCTCGGGCCCTCATCTTTCTTAGCAGCAGTTTCCTCCCTCCTGACCAAGGCATCACCTGACTCGGGACATGAGGTGCGTTCAGCTGACTGCTGTGACTTGAGAAAGTTTAGTTTCTTCAGGTGCATGGCCTTCTTCAGTCTCATCTGCTTGGCAGGCAGCTGACAAAGGGCATCTTCCTGGGAGTCAGAGCCAGAGTTCCTGAGAGTCGGAGCCAGGAAGGCTGGCGGTAACTGCTCTGAAGACTGCGGGGCACCTGGGCGACCCTCCACAGCAGGCTGCGAATCCGCTGCAGCAATGTCTGGGGAGGCACTGAGAGCGAGGGGCTGTTCTGGGGCAGGCACCTGGCTGGGACAGGCGGTCTGCTTGTAGTACTGCTTGCTGTATAATGTTCTGAGTTTGTAATAGTAATTGGGCTGTTTGGAGGGCAGCTCTGGGCAGCTTCCACTTGCAGCATCCAGGGCTGGCTTTGATACTTCTCCTGCGGGACGATTGAGACCTGCTGATGGAGCTTGAGGACTCAGTTCAGCCAGAACTTTAGCCTGCGGGCCTTCGGCAGGGCACTCCTGCAGTGAGTGGGGAGGGTAGTGCTCACTTCCTGCACAGGTGCCATCCAGAGTCACACTCTGCAGGGAGAAGGCACCAGCACAGGGCAAGCCTGGAGGTTGTGCTGCTGAGGCCGACTTCAGAAACGTGTGGCACAGATTCAGAACATTCTGTACCTGCAAACACTCGGCTGTGTCCAGCATCACTTGAATGTTGTCCTGGTTGAGGTCGAGGCGCGATGTGTACATGAAGTCCAGGATCTGCCCTATGCCGCTGACATTTTTAACATCCAGGTGAAAAACATCATTCTTCTGGCCGGAAAAATTCTGAAAGAGGCTCCtgacaaaagaaagaacatggtAGCTATTTTCACATTCTGctagcattttcttttaatgtttttatttttgggggtTNNNNNNNNNNNNNNNNNNNNNNNNNNNNNNNNNNNNNNNNNNNNNNNNNNNNNNNNNNNNNNNNNNNNNNNNNNNNNNNNNNNNNNNNNNNNNNNNNNNNNNNNNNNNNNNNNNNNNNNNNNNNNNNNNNNNNNNNNNNNNNNNNNNNNNNNNNNNNNNNNNNNNNNNNNNNNNNNNNNNNNNNNNNNNNNNNNNNNNNNNNNNNNNNNNNNNNNNNNNNNNNNNNTAAAAAAGTATTTTGGGTTAGTGTGtatgttcaagtgtgtgtgtgtgtgtgtgtgtgtgtgtgtgtgtgtgtgtgtctgtgtgtgtgtgtgtgtgagcatggagGCCAGGGGTCACCCTTGGATGCTGTTCCTCAGACACCATCACTCTGTTTTACGAGAATGGAGTGTCTAACTGGCCCAGAGCTTACAGAGAAGGCcaggctggctgcccagtgagcctCGGGAATCCCCCTGTCTCATCTCCCCAGTTCTATATTGTAAGAATGCACTACTGGATttttcatgtgggtcctggatcaaatccaggtcctcatgcaAACACTCTATGGAACATGATCCGCCCTGCTCGAAGTATAATCAACCACACACACCAATTTCACACTGATAGAGTgcttttaggaaaaaaagaacattacaTATCTCAGTGTTTTATATTTAGTCTGACACAATACATCCCTCACCAtacagcacacatacaaatacttaTGCCTGAAAAACTTCTGAAGATAAAGACAGTCAACCCTCAGTATACACTCACTATGTAACTTATAATTTGGctgctaaggttttttttttttgttttggttaggtttttggtatttttgaaacAGATTCTTGCTATTAGACTTAGCTGGCTGGggacttgccatgtagaccaggctggcccagaattcacagagattcacctgcctctactccTCCAGGACTaggtgtgccaccacgcccatcTGGCTGCTAAGTTTTGCAGAGACTCAATGGCTGAGCAGGGCAGGTAAATGTGTACCAAAGAGGAGCATGGTATCTAAAGACAAGACACTTGCTAACCAGAATACACTTCTAAATAAAAGGCAATTGTACAAAGGCTAGCTACATGGAAACACAACTGCTTGGTGTTATTCAGTATATTTAAGTAAATCACATAAGCCAAAATAATGGCAGGGATAACTAAACTGAAGCTAAACTAAAGATTTTCTGGCaatattcaaatgaaaaaaaaaaggtgaactGCTTTAATTTAGGTAAGGAGGGAGGTAAGCAGGGAAGGACCTAAGGTAGgggaagcatacagaacactctCCTCATGctgacttctttccttctccagacAGAACCATCCCTAtgaggccctggctggcctggaactctctatccTCGGGCTCTTTCCTCCATGTGCTGAAATGGCAGATGTGCACAAGGACAGCCAGCATTCTCCACTTGCATTTCTTATCACAGCAAAATCCCTACTGCAGACACAATCCCTCAATCATTGGAAAGGAACTGAAATTAATTCTTTCCAATCATCCCCAGCACATTCTAGCTAAGAGTCTCTTTTCCTTTCAGGTTACTCTAAACACAAAGTGGCAGTaattaaagaaacaagaaaacccaTAAACTCTCATTTTGTTTAAACTCCAAAGAGCAAGGCGGAAACATTCTGGAGAAACGTGGGATGTGGCCACAGGCCTTTCCTGCCAGGTTCTACAG is from Microtus ochrogaster isolate Prairie Vole_2 unplaced genomic scaffold, MicOch1.0 UNK5, whole genome shotgun sequence and encodes:
- the Zbtb49 gene encoding zinc finger and BTB domain-containing protein 49 isoform X1; this translates as MDPVAVHSCHLLQQLREQRIQGLLCDCMLVVRGVCFKAHKNVLAAFSQYFRSLFQNFSGQKNDVFHLDVKNVSGIGQILDFMYTSRLDLNQDNIQVMLDTAECLQVQNVLNLCHTFLKSASAAQPPGLPCAGAFSLQSVTLDGTCAGSEHYPPHSLQECPAEGPQAKVLAELSPQAPSAGLNRPAGEVSKPALDAASGSCPELPSKQPNYYYKLRTLYSKQYYKQTACPSQVPAPEQPLALSASPDIAAADSQPAVEGRPGAPQSSEQLPPAFLAPTLRNSGSDSQEDALCQLPAKQMRLKKAMHLKKLNFLKSQQSAERTSCPESGDALVRREETAAKKDEGPRARSPTPEEKGREELGPESGHEVEIPGAPATWEDPSQTLQSQRQYACELCGKPFKHPSNLELHKRSHTGEKPFECNICGKHFSQAGNLQTHLRRHSGEKPYICEICGKRFAASGDVQRHIIIHSGEKPHLCDTCGRGFSNFSNLKEHKKTHTADKVFTCDECGKSFNMQRKLVKHRVRHTGERPYSCPACGKCFGGSGDLRRHVRTHTGEKPYSCEICSKCFTRSAVLRRHKKMHGRADARSPAALDELSQAIETSDMDRSQSSDSFSQDVSVTLMPVSVKLPVHPVESSVAAFDGHCTGSYCKLRSMIHPPSMSEQDKLGLDPAKLAKPQELQSQPHAYAYSDVDPSARAEHSQADGLAVTRSSLATLDNHCTEPLGSRAPSVTYRNSEGQFFSSMTLWGLAMKTLQNEHELEQ